A genomic stretch from Chitinophaga agri includes:
- a CDS encoding efflux RND transporter permease subunit: MWQRLAGFVLKFRLPLLVLLLLGTAVMTYFASKVELSYEANKSIPLDNAKYKEYVQFRNLFGEDGNMMVIGVQTDSFFQKDFFHDYVKLNEDLKKVEFVENVLSVPFAINLVKNDSTRKLSAEPLFQGDLQQQVVLDSLSGKLNSLPFYKGLLYNPHTHAYLLMVNIQKGVMMTPRRSEVVENVMKLGEAFGEKHHTEVRMSGLPLIRTLMANKVKKELDLFLKLSFVLTAIILLIFFRSFSAVLMSMIVVAIGVIWSVATIVLLGYKITLLTGLIPPLIVVIGIPNCVYFLNKYHTEYAKDGNKTRALVHMIQRMGIVTLFTNLTAAIGFGVFCFTKSSLLKEFGVVAGLNIMLIFAISFIFLPSVLSYLPAPKTKHTNYMNNRTFRALLDGLTALVFQYRAWVYGVTVVLVAGAVVGMLKLKSEAHMLDDIPKSDKLYTDLKFFEQNFKGVMPLEIAVDTKKKNGVVNLKTLEKLDQLSQLIAAQPDFARPLSVAEGIKFAKQAYYNGDSSNYAIPNQFDIGFLAPYLRMKGGNNAAGNASAFTKLVSSFMDSTRQVARMSVNMADVGSAKLPVLLDSLRPQVDEIFDTAQYKVSFTGTSVIFLEGSRFIINGLTESILLAFVLIIFCMLYLFRSWRMLLISLIPNIIPLAVTAGVMGWLDIPLKPSTVLVFSVALGIAIDVTIRFLVNFKQELPHHNLDISATVKQTIHETGLSIIYTSLILLAGFMIFSFSEFGGTKALGWLTSLTLLMAMVTNLTILPALLLWMEKALLKKAKKKELWNTLDEEADMDMSELGLREREKED; encoded by the coding sequence ATGTGGCAACGCTTAGCAGGATTCGTATTAAAATTTCGTTTACCACTCCTGGTCTTATTACTGTTGGGCACTGCAGTGATGACCTATTTCGCCAGCAAAGTAGAGCTCTCCTATGAGGCCAACAAATCTATCCCGCTGGATAATGCGAAATATAAGGAATATGTCCAGTTCCGTAATTTATTCGGAGAGGATGGTAATATGATGGTGATCGGCGTGCAGACAGATAGTTTCTTTCAGAAAGATTTCTTTCATGACTATGTGAAGCTGAATGAGGATCTGAAAAAGGTGGAGTTTGTTGAGAATGTACTGAGTGTACCTTTTGCTATTAACCTGGTAAAAAATGACAGCACCCGTAAGCTGTCGGCCGAACCGCTTTTCCAGGGAGACCTGCAGCAACAGGTGGTGCTGGACAGTCTGTCCGGTAAATTAAATTCCCTTCCCTTCTACAAAGGACTACTGTATAATCCGCATACACATGCCTACCTGCTGATGGTCAACATCCAGAAAGGCGTGATGATGACACCCCGCCGTAGCGAAGTGGTAGAGAACGTGATGAAGCTGGGTGAGGCATTCGGAGAAAAACATCATACAGAGGTACGTATGAGCGGATTGCCGCTGATCCGTACGCTGATGGCGAATAAAGTAAAGAAAGAACTGGACCTGTTCCTGAAACTGTCTTTTGTGCTGACAGCTATCATTCTGCTGATCTTCTTCCGCTCCTTCAGTGCGGTGCTGATGTCGATGATCGTTGTGGCCATTGGAGTGATCTGGTCAGTCGCGACGATTGTGTTGCTGGGGTACAAGATCACTTTACTGACAGGGCTGATCCCACCATTGATCGTGGTGATCGGTATTCCGAACTGTGTATATTTTCTGAATAAGTATCATACGGAATATGCGAAGGATGGGAACAAGACGAGGGCGCTGGTGCATATGATACAGCGTATGGGTATTGTGACCCTGTTCACCAACCTGACGGCTGCTATTGGTTTCGGAGTGTTCTGTTTTACCAAGAGTTCCCTGCTGAAGGAATTTGGTGTGGTGGCCGGGTTGAACATCATGCTGATCTTTGCGATCTCTTTCATCTTCCTGCCTTCAGTGCTGAGTTATCTGCCGGCTCCGAAGACGAAGCATACCAACTACATGAACAACCGTACATTCCGTGCCCTGCTGGACGGATTGACAGCGCTGGTATTCCAGTACCGTGCCTGGGTGTATGGAGTGACGGTGGTGCTGGTAGCAGGTGCTGTGGTGGGGATGCTGAAGCTGAAGTCAGAAGCGCACATGCTGGATGACATTCCAAAGAGTGATAAGTTATATACCGACCTGAAATTTTTCGAACAGAACTTTAAGGGAGTAATGCCACTGGAGATAGCGGTGGATACAAAGAAGAAGAATGGAGTAGTGAACCTGAAGACACTGGAGAAACTGGACCAGCTGTCTCAGCTGATCGCAGCACAGCCGGACTTTGCACGGCCGTTGTCAGTTGCTGAGGGGATCAAGTTTGCAAAACAGGCCTATTATAATGGAGACAGTTCCAACTATGCGATACCTAACCAGTTCGATATAGGTTTCCTGGCGCCTTATCTGCGTATGAAGGGGGGGAATAATGCGGCGGGTAATGCGTCGGCATTTACGAAACTGGTTTCTTCATTTATGGATAGCACAAGGCAGGTAGCCCGTATGAGCGTGAACATGGCTGATGTAGGGTCAGCGAAGCTGCCGGTGTTGCTGGACTCTTTACGTCCGCAGGTAGATGAGATCTTTGATACTGCACAATATAAGGTAAGCTTCACAGGTACAAGTGTGATCTTCCTGGAGGGAAGTCGTTTCATCATCAATGGTCTGACAGAGAGTATCCTGCTGGCGTTTGTGCTGATCATTTTCTGTATGCTGTACCTGTTCCGGTCCTGGAGAATGCTGCTGATATCACTGATCCCGAATATTATCCCGCTGGCAGTTACCGCAGGTGTAATGGGCTGGCTGGATATACCATTGAAGCCATCGACGGTGCTGGTGTTCAGCGTGGCGCTGGGTATAGCTATTGATGTGACGATTCGTTTCCTGGTTAACTTCAAGCAGGAGTTGCCACATCATAACCTGGACATTTCGGCCACGGTGAAACAGACTATTCACGAGACAGGGCTGAGTATCATTTATACTTCCCTGATCCTGCTGGCAGGTTTCATGATCTTCAGTTTCTCTGAGTTTGGAGGAACGAAGGCATTGGGCTGGCTAACATCACTGACATTATTAATGGCGATGGTAACGAACCTGACTATTTTGCCGGCGTTGCTGTTGTGGATGGAAAAGGCGTTGCTGAAGAAGGCGAAGAAGAAGGAATTGTGGAATACGCTTGATGAAGAGGCAGACATGGATATGTCAGAGCTTGGGCTGAGAGAAAGGGAAAAAGAAGACTAG